The Alicyclobacillus macrosporangiidus CPP55 genome segment TGCCATCGACGTGTATCTGGCCCATCTCAGCGAGGAGAATAACCTGCCTGATCTGGCGGAGCTCACGGTCCACACCATTCTGAAAGAATGCCGTCCCTTGTATGGCGAACTGGTCCGTCTGCACCGAACGAGCCGGACCCATCCGACCCCGTTGACAGCCCTGTGATGGTGTACGTAAGTCTGGCTGGACGGTCCGCTGCCTCCGGCATACGGGTGCCGGGATCTGGCAACACTACACCTGACACAGAAAGGACGGTCGAGGCGAATGGGATTCTACAACCCCGACACTCCCGGGAAACCCCGTGCCCAAGGTGCCATGCGGTGGGTGGCCACCGTGGTGGTCTCCGCATTGGCCGGCGCCGGTGCGACGCTCGCCGCCCTGCCTGCGTTGGAGCGCACAGGCCTGGATCAACCAGCCGTTCCTGCGGTGTCACGGGAACCGGCCACCAGCCCTGTCGGACAAACCGTGACCTCGGTCAGCGTGTCGGTGGCCGATGGCATCACTCAGGCGGTCAAGAAGGTGGAGCCGGCGGTCGTCGGTGTGGTCAACTACGCGCGCGTCTCTGACTTTTTCACACAGACGTCGAAATTGGAAGCGACCGGTGTCGGCACGGGCGTGCTGTTTCACAAGGACGCTCAGTACGGTTTTATCGTCACGAACAACCACGTCGTCGAAGGGGCGGCGAAGGTGGAGGCGGTGCTGGAACAAGGCAAACACGTGTTGGCCAGCGTCGTCGGCACCGACCCGTATACGGACTTGGCCGTGCTGCGTGTGCCGGTGGCGCCGTTCAAGGACGTGCAACCCGCTCAGTTCGCGAACTCCGATGAGGTGGAGGTGGGGGAACCGGCCATCGCCATCGGGACGCCGATGGGGCTGGATTTCGCGGACACCGTCACCGCGGGCATCGTGAGCGCGAAACAGCGCATCATGCCTGTGGAGGAACCGCAGACGCACCAGACGCTCGACTATCAGGCGGTGATTCAGACCGACGCGGCCATCAATCCAGGCAACAGTGGCGGCCCGCTGGTCAACATCCACGGGGACGTCATCGGGATCAACAGCAGCAAGATCGTGGCGCCGAACTTCGAGGGGATGGGCTTCGCGATTCCCGCCAACGCGGTGCGCGCCATCGCCCAGGAAATCATGCAGACGGGGCACGCGTCCCATCCGGCCTTGGGGATCAGCGGCTATTCGCTGTCCTCGCTTCCTCAACAGTGGTGGCCTGACGTGCCCGTCGACTACGGCGTGTTCGTGCGCAGCGTCGGCAGCGCGAGCGTGAAACAGGCCGGGCTGCAGCCGCAAGATGTGATCGTCGGGATCGACGGCAAGACCGTGAAGAACATGGCCGATCTGCGGACCTACCTCTTTCAGAAGAAGCCGGGGGACAAGGTGACGCTGCGGGTGTACCGCGGCAGTCGCCAGCTGGATATGACCGTGCAACTGGGGGAGATGCAGTCCCAGAACACCACCGCGGCAGGTGCGGGCGAGGACGGGCGCGGTGCAGAGGCAGAGACCCCGTTCGGGTTGCCCAATCCGTTCGGGGACTGAGGGGCGGCCGTGCAGCTCGTCCTCCTGGCCGTCGGCCGGCTGAAAGAGCGGTATTGGCGGGAGGCGCAG includes the following:
- a CDS encoding S1C family serine protease, which codes for MRWVATVVVSALAGAGATLAALPALERTGLDQPAVPAVSREPATSPVGQTVTSVSVSVADGITQAVKKVEPAVVGVVNYARVSDFFTQTSKLEATGVGTGVLFHKDAQYGFIVTNNHVVEGAAKVEAVLEQGKHVLASVVGTDPYTDLAVLRVPVAPFKDVQPAQFANSDEVEVGEPAIAIGTPMGLDFADTVTAGIVSAKQRIMPVEEPQTHQTLDYQAVIQTDAAINPGNSGGPLVNIHGDVIGINSSKIVAPNFEGMGFAIPANAVRAIAQEIMQTGHASHPALGISGYSLSSLPQQWWPDVPVDYGVFVRSVGSASVKQAGLQPQDVIVGIDGKTVKNMADLRTYLFQKKPGDKVTLRVYRGSRQLDMTVQLGEMQSQNTTAAGAGEDGRGAEAETPFGLPNPFGD